The following coding sequences lie in one Arachis stenosperma cultivar V10309 chromosome 5, arast.V10309.gnm1.PFL2, whole genome shotgun sequence genomic window:
- the LOC130982642 gene encoding probable LRR receptor-like serine/threonine-protein kinase At1g14390, translated as MMKKFLVSFYFLFPATISIILVLLTPIPSAQLTPTESGILLQVQKLLEYPEALQPWNNFTTNFCFLPPSSSLKILCSNGHVTELTIIGNRGSSLSHHHQDQEAPTLSERFSIHDLLVLLSRLSNLKALSLVSLGLWGHLPSEINRFGSIKSMNLSSNFIYGKIPSSISSMRTLKSLVLAHNLLNGTIPDLTMLSSLQELDLGFNGFGPEFPSLSKNIVKIILRNNSFTSQIPSELIKFQRLQQFDISNNGIFGTIPLFLFSLPSLQYLNLASNQLSGSLSLNTTCGSVLTFVDVSYNLLTGNLPSCFASKSSNRTIMYSRNCVSAMRLSDQYPASYCEGVMEALTAKSPGRSRKEESEIHLGLVLGVLGVATGVAGLVALLILFILKKNKAKSAEKDIIDNKSAADKFHINLYPGPKIVARCATERMSLAALGLPPYCNFTSDEIGDATNNFRQSNLIGEGSQGQLYKGKLMDGSMVLVNRLRVKQKSLNSNSMQNLKKVLPNLRHRNLVSVLGHCFITCQDHPQTRSTIFIVFEHIPNLLSLRDHLTDRIRKEMLKWPQRMAISIGIARGIQFLHTGVTPGIYGNNLRIENILLDNSLNPKVSGYSIPLPSKKGVDRRQNQQCVPSVSGRCSNEEKEDIFQLGVILIQIITGKLITSSGELEELKDELERGLSEAASSTPRLTVDPSLRGIFVYESVKTALQITINCLSKVTINRPSIEDVLWNLQYSMQVQEARSSSGNSPRL; from the exons ATGATGAAGAAGTTCTtggtttctttttatttcttgttcCCTGCAACAATTTCAATCATTCTTGTGCTTCTAACTCCAATTCCAAGTGCACAGTTAACACCAACTGAAAGCGGAATCCTCCTCCAAGTTCAGAAGCTACTAGAATACCCTGAAGCTCTTCAACCATGGAACAACTTCACCACCAACTTCTGCTTCCTCCCTCCATCATCATCCCTCAAGATTCTCTGCTCCAATGGCCATGTAACAGAATTAACCATTATTGGAAACAGAGGTTCTTCTTTgagtcatcatcatcaagatCAAGAAGCTCCTACTCTTTCTGAAAGATTCTCAATTCATGATCTTTTAGTTCTGCTGTCAAGGCTTTCAAATTTGAAGGCTTTGTCTTTGGTTTCACTTGGTCTGTGGGGTCATTTACCATCTGAGATTAACCGGTTCGGATCAATCAAATCCATGAATTTAAGCTCAAACTTCATCTATGGAAAAATCCCATCATCAATTTCTTCTATGAGGACACTTAAGAGTcttgttcttgctcataatcTCCTCAATGGAACTATACCTGATCTAACAATGCTATCTTCTCTTCAAGAACTCGACTTGGGCTTCAATGGTTTCGGCCCAGAGTTCCCTTCATTGAGCAAGAACATTGTGAAGATTATCTTAAGAAACAACTCTTTCACATCCCAAATTCCTTCAGAACTCATCAAATTTCAAAGGCTTCAACAATTTGACATCTCTAACAATGGAATTTTCGgaacaattcctttgtttttgttctctcttCCTTCTCTTCAGTACTTAAACTTGGCATCAAACCAATTAAGCGGCTCACTCTCTCTGAACACAACCTGCGGTTCTGTTCTAACTTTTGTTGATGTCTCATACAACCTTTTAACAGGAAACTTGCCATCTTGCTTCGCTTCGAAGTCATCGAATCGAACGATAATGTATTCGAGGAATTGTGTCTCAGCAATGAGATTGAGTGATCAGTATCCTGCTTCATATTGCGAGGGAGTGATGGAAGCCTTGACGGCTAAATCACCAGGTCGAAGCCGGAAGGAGGAGTCAGAGATTCATCTGGGCCTAGTTCTTGGTGTTCTGGGAGTTGCTACAGGAGTGGCTGGGCTTGTGGCTCTTCTCATTCTGTTCATCttgaagaagaacaaagcaaAAAGTGCCGAAAAGGATATCATTGATAACAAATCTGCTGCTGATAAATTTCACATCAATCTATATCCAGGACCAAAAATTGTTGCAA GATGTGCTACTGAAAGAATGAGTCTAGCAGCACTTGGATTGCCACCATATTGCAATTTCACATCAGATGAAATTGGAGATGCAACAAACAACTTTCGCCAATCAAATTTAATAGGAGAAGGATCACAGGGACAG CTATATAAGGGCAAGCTCATGGATGGTTCAATGGTCCTTGTTAACCGTTTAAGGGTAAAACAGAAGAGTTTGAACAGCAACAGTATGCAGAACTTGAAGAAGGTGTTGCCAAATTTAAGGCATAGGAATTTGGTTAGTGTTTTAGGACATTGCTTCATTACTTGTCAGGACCATCCCCAAACTAGAAGCACAATCTTCATTGTATTTGAGCACATCCCAAATTTGTTATCCTTAAGGGACCATCTTACAG ATAGGATAAGAAAGGAAATGCTGAAATGGCCACAAAGAATGGCAATAAGCATAGGCATTGCAAGAGGAATCCAGTTCTTACACACAGGAGTTACTCCGGGCATCTATGGCAACAATTTAAGGATTGAGAACATTTTGTTAGATAATAGTCTCAATCCAAAAGTCAGTGGATACAGTATTCCATTGCCATCAAAG AAAGGCGTTGATAGGAGACAGAATCAACAATGTGTTCCCAGTGTTAGTGGCAG ATGCAGCaatgaagaaaaggaagataTATTTCAGTTGGGTGTCATTCTAATTCAAATAATCACTGGCAAGCTAATTACATCTTCAGGTGAATTAGAGGAGCTAAAAGATGAG TTGGAGAGAGGTTTGTCAGAAGCTGCATCATCAACACCAAGGCTCACAGTTGATCCTTCCCTCAGGGGAATTTTTGTATATGAATCTGTGAAAACTGCACTTCAGATCACCATCAATTGCCTCAGCAAGGTCACTATTAATCGCCCTTCAATAGAGGATGTTCTTTGGAATCTGCAGTACTCAATGCAAGTTCAAGAAGCCAGGAGCAGCAGTGGGAATAGTCCAAgattgtaa